In a genomic window of Gemmatimonadaceae bacterium:
- a CDS encoding heavy metal-associated domain-containing protein, giving the protein MITTASIAGMTCAHCVRAVFTALGGVQGVSRADVSIGRAVVDHDGTASHESIAEAISIAGYEVVSFSDDRRALPVV; this is encoded by the coding sequence ATGATCACCACCGCTAGCATTGCCGGCATGACCTGCGCCCACTGCGTTCGGGCGGTATTCACCGCGCTGGGTGGGGTGCAGGGAGTCTCGCGCGCCGACGTCTCGATTGGCCGCGCCGTTGTCGACCATGACGGGACCGCCAGCCACGAGTCCATCGCCGAAGCAATCTCAATTGCGGGCTACGAAGTCGTGAGCTTCAGCGACGACCGCCGCGCTCTGCCGGTGGTGTGA